In a genomic window of Amycolatopsis japonica:
- a CDS encoding MCE family protein, with the protein MSRRGLRKAGVRTAGVLFLVVMSALVLLSIKIYRKDFVDSVPVTLQADRVGNQLRTGGQVKARGVVVGEIRDVRATPGGAEIDLAMEPGKVSQLPKNVSALLVPKTLFGERYVQLSIPDGPKAGSLSPGDVITQDRSANAIELERVFDNLLPLLKAVQPQKLATTLTTVATALEGRGDQIGDTLATAAAYLKEFNPNLPALNDNIRDLATVSKLYGDIAPDLLDALSASAVTLDTVKEKRAELASVYQQVTSSSQQVTTFLANNRANIIALAADSRAPLEVAAKYSPSFACTLDALAKLKPQMDKVLGAGTDEPGLHAEIVVTQPRGKYVPGKDDPVYDATGEPRCYPSNGLMGQGIAATGEKTAALPGVQGDLGLPNSPQERELISTLVAPSMGVPTAEVPAWGSVLVGPLYRGTEVTLR; encoded by the coding sequence ATGAGCCGGCGCGGGCTGCGCAAAGCCGGGGTCAGGACGGCCGGGGTGCTGTTCCTCGTGGTGATGTCCGCCCTCGTACTGCTGTCGATCAAGATCTACCGGAAGGATTTCGTCGACTCCGTACCGGTGACGTTGCAGGCGGACCGCGTCGGCAACCAGTTGCGCACCGGCGGGCAGGTCAAGGCGCGCGGCGTGGTGGTCGGTGAGATCCGCGACGTCCGCGCCACGCCGGGCGGCGCGGAGATCGACCTGGCCATGGAGCCGGGGAAGGTCTCCCAGCTGCCGAAGAACGTGTCCGCGTTGCTCGTGCCGAAGACGCTGTTCGGCGAGCGCTATGTGCAACTGTCCATTCCGGACGGACCGAAGGCCGGATCCTTGAGCCCGGGCGACGTGATCACCCAGGACCGGTCGGCCAACGCGATCGAACTGGAGCGCGTCTTCGACAATCTGTTGCCGCTGCTCAAGGCCGTGCAGCCGCAGAAGCTCGCGACGACGCTGACCACGGTCGCCACCGCGCTCGAAGGCCGCGGAGACCAGATCGGCGACACGCTCGCCACCGCGGCCGCGTATCTCAAGGAATTCAACCCGAACCTCCCGGCGCTGAACGACAACATTCGCGACCTCGCCACGGTTTCGAAGCTGTACGGCGACATCGCACCGGACCTGCTCGACGCGCTGAGCGCCTCGGCCGTCACGCTCGACACGGTCAAGGAGAAACGGGCCGAGCTGGCGTCGGTGTACCAGCAGGTGACGTCGTCGTCCCAGCAGGTCACGACGTTCCTCGCCAACAACCGCGCCAACATCATCGCGCTCGCCGCCGACAGCCGCGCTCCGCTGGAGGTCGCCGCGAAGTACTCGCCCAGTTTCGCCTGCACGCTCGACGCGCTCGCCAAACTGAAACCGCAGATGGACAAGGTGCTGGGCGCCGGAACCGACGAACCCGGCCTGCACGCGGAGATCGTCGTGACCCAGCCTCGCGGCAAATACGTCCCGGGCAAGGACGATCCGGTCTACGACGCCACCGGCGAGCCGCGCTGTTATCCGTCCAACGGCCTGATGGGCCAGGGGATCGCGGCGACCGGTGAGAAGACCGCCGCGCTGCCGGGTGTGCAGGGCGACCTCGGGCTGCCGAACTCGCCGCAGGAACGGGAATTGATCTCGACGCTCGTCGCGCCGTCCATGGGCGTTCCGACAGCCGAGGTGCCCGCCTGGGGCAGCGTGCTCGTCGGCCCGCTCTACCGCGGCACGGAGGTGACCCTGCGATGA
- a CDS encoding MlaE family ABC transporter permease yields the protein MGVRTGAPSFPGAGAIRETGRLYSLGLDVVRLTFRRPFQARELIQQFWFIASVSILPTALVAIPFGAVIALHIGSLTAQIGAQSFTGAASVLAIIQQASPIVTALLIAGAGGSAMCADLGSRTIREEIDAMEVLGVSPIQRLIVPRVLAAMGVAAFLNGMVSVVGVLGGYFFNVIMQNGTPGAYLASFSALAQLPDLWISEIKAVIFGFVAAIVASYRGLNPKGGPKGVGDAVNQSVVITFLLLFLLNLVLTTLYLQLVPAKGS from the coding sequence GTGGGCGTCCGGACTGGCGCACCCTCATTCCCCGGCGCGGGTGCGATCCGGGAGACCGGAAGGCTCTATTCGCTCGGCCTCGACGTCGTCCGCCTGACCTTCCGGCGGCCCTTCCAGGCACGCGAACTGATCCAGCAGTTCTGGTTCATCGCGAGTGTGTCGATCCTGCCGACGGCGCTGGTCGCGATCCCGTTCGGCGCGGTGATCGCACTGCACATCGGTTCGCTGACCGCGCAGATCGGCGCGCAATCCTTCACCGGCGCGGCCAGTGTGCTGGCGATCATCCAGCAGGCCAGCCCGATCGTGACCGCGTTGCTGATCGCGGGCGCGGGCGGTTCGGCGATGTGCGCGGACCTCGGGTCCCGCACGATCCGCGAGGAGATCGACGCGATGGAGGTGCTCGGGGTCTCCCCCATCCAGCGCCTGATCGTGCCGCGCGTGCTCGCCGCGATGGGGGTCGCCGCATTCCTCAACGGAATGGTCAGCGTGGTCGGCGTCCTCGGCGGTTATTTCTTCAACGTCATCATGCAGAACGGGACACCGGGTGCGTATCTGGCCAGTTTCTCCGCTCTCGCGCAGCTTCCGGACCTCTGGATCAGCGAGATCAAAGCGGTCATCTTCGGTTTCGTCGCGGCGATCGTCGCCTCTTATCGCGGGCTCAATCCGAAAGGCGGCCCGAAAGGCGTCGGTGACGCGGTGAACCAATCCGTGGTCATCACGTTCCTCCTCCTGTTCCTGTTGAACCTCGTGCTGACGACGCTTTACCTGCAGCTCGTCCCGGCGAAGGGCAGCTGA
- a CDS encoding MlaE family ABC transporter permease: MVTTTPTRATRVREAVDRRFGFLDTLGDQILFFLKALAWVPRAVRRYLREITRLLAEVSFGSGALAVIGGTIGVMIGMTVFTGTVVGLQGYSALNQVGTSAFAGFVSAYFNTREIAPLVAGLALSATVGCGFTAQLGAMRISEEIDALEVMGIPSVPYLVTTRIIAGFLAVIPLYAIGLLTSYLASRQITVWFYGQSAGTYDHYFLLFLPPGDVLWSFGKVLVFSVVIVLAHCYYGFRASGGPAGVGVAVGRGVRTAIVAVSVLDFFLSLAIWGATTTVQVAG, encoded by the coding sequence ATGGTCACGACCACACCCACCCGTGCGACGCGGGTTCGCGAAGCCGTCGATCGACGGTTCGGGTTCCTGGACACGCTCGGCGACCAGATCCTCTTCTTCCTCAAGGCACTCGCCTGGGTGCCGCGCGCGGTGCGCCGCTATCTCCGGGAGATCACCCGACTGCTGGCCGAGGTCAGTTTCGGCAGCGGCGCGCTCGCGGTCATCGGCGGCACGATCGGCGTGATGATCGGGATGACCGTGTTCACCGGCACGGTCGTCGGGCTTCAGGGGTATTCGGCGCTCAACCAGGTCGGGACGTCGGCGTTCGCCGGGTTCGTCTCCGCGTACTTCAACACCCGCGAGATCGCGCCGCTCGTGGCCGGGCTGGCCTTGTCGGCGACCGTCGGCTGCGGGTTCACCGCGCAGCTGGGCGCGATGCGCATCTCCGAGGAGATCGACGCGCTCGAAGTAATGGGCATCCCCAGCGTCCCGTACCTGGTGACCACCCGGATCATCGCGGGTTTCCTCGCGGTCATCCCGCTGTACGCGATCGGCCTGCTGACCTCGTATCTGGCGTCGCGCCAGATCACCGTCTGGTTCTACGGCCAGTCCGCGGGCACCTACGACCACTACTTCCTGCTGTTCCTGCCGCCGGGCGACGTGCTCTGGTCGTTCGGCAAGGTGCTGGTGTTCAGCGTCGTGATCGTGCTCGCCCACTGCTACTACGGCTTCCGCGCGAGCGGCGGCCCGGCGGGCGTCGGGGTCGCGGTCGGCCGTGGCGTGCGGACCGCGATCGTGGCGGTCAGCGTGCTCGACTTCTTCCTCAGCCTCGCGATCTGGGGCGCGACCACGACGGTGCAGGTGGCCGGATGA
- a CDS encoding MCE family protein encodes MRNFVSPLIKGLIFVVVTTLATVLLAVSITNTGLGDTKNYSAKFLDATSLNVGDDVRISGVRVGQIEALEIADHSLARVEFSLDSQRRLPADVTAVIKYRNMVGQRYIALERGKGTRELLEPGAEIPLERTTPALDLTELFNGFKPLFQALSPKDVNQLSGEIVQVLQGEGGTVESLLAHTGSLTTTLAGRDKVIGEVITNLDTVLKSINGKGDALSTLVSTLKELVTGLAGDRTEIGEAVSGLAELTTATAGLLEQGRKPLKDSIEGLGLLSGQLTTDEAKAEVDNFLTVLPGKLNELGRISSYGSWMNFYLCSAVLKVTPPRGIPATAERCTS; translated from the coding sequence ATGAGGAACTTCGTGAGCCCCCTGATCAAGGGGCTGATCTTCGTCGTCGTCACGACACTGGCGACAGTGCTGCTGGCGGTGTCCATCACGAACACCGGCCTCGGCGACACCAAGAACTACAGCGCCAAATTCCTCGACGCGACGTCGCTGAACGTCGGCGACGACGTCCGGATCTCCGGGGTGCGGGTCGGCCAGATCGAGGCGCTCGAGATCGCCGACCACAGCCTGGCCCGCGTCGAGTTCTCCCTCGACTCCCAGCGCAGGCTGCCCGCCGACGTCACCGCGGTGATCAAGTACCGCAACATGGTCGGCCAGCGCTACATCGCGCTCGAACGCGGCAAGGGCACGCGCGAACTCCTGGAGCCCGGCGCGGAGATCCCGCTGGAGCGCACGACACCCGCGCTGGATCTCACGGAACTGTTCAACGGGTTCAAACCGCTGTTCCAGGCCCTCTCGCCCAAGGACGTCAACCAGCTCTCCGGCGAGATCGTCCAGGTGCTGCAGGGTGAAGGCGGCACGGTGGAAAGCCTGCTGGCGCACACCGGTTCGCTGACCACCACGCTCGCCGGCCGCGACAAGGTGATCGGCGAGGTGATCACGAACCTGGACACGGTGCTGAAGAGCATCAACGGCAAGGGCGACGCGCTGTCCACATTGGTCTCCACGCTCAAGGAGTTGGTTACGGGGCTCGCCGGTGACCGCACCGAGATCGGGGAAGCCGTCTCCGGCCTCGCGGAACTCACCACCGCCACGGCCGGCCTGCTCGAACAGGGCAGGAAACCGCTCAAGGACAGCATCGAAGGCCTGGGCCTGCTCTCCGGTCAGCTGACGACCGACGAGGCGAAGGCCGAGGTCGACAACTTCCTCACCGTCCTCCCGGGGAAGCTGAACGAACTGGGACGGATCAGCTCCTACGGATCGTGGATGAACTTCTACCTGTGCTCGGCCGTCCTCAAGGTCACGCCTCCCCGCGGGATCCCGGCGACGGCGGAGAGGTGCACGTCGTGA